A section of the Hevea brasiliensis isolate MT/VB/25A 57/8 chromosome 17, ASM3005281v1, whole genome shotgun sequence genome encodes:
- the LOC110665282 gene encoding uncharacterized protein LOC110665282 isoform X2, producing MAAQSITKGNEKSKTMEVPLVEQDGAHLSKSIPRLETFLRFFGFCQYSVLTFVISWLSFLLLGIVLPVFMIKFSASAYVEKYQINSFEFQILVFQSLAAAISLVCISHNLRKYGVRNFLFVDRSHGYITEFRDEYIKKIHVVALFQTTGNKDIITLTNGGDFVISCIAELVGIIICLHAAAKATHRAQGVASIAAKWHSLVTCNSSDAAITSSSGNLEAPNIASLLRVDCSESDLESVDYMPMPTNTQLTSSYNKRQAFVTYLQSNPGGFSVFGWRIERTLINTIFFLEISLVLFVLGQTITFTSE from the exons ATGGCAGCTCAGTCCATAACAAAgggaaatgagaaatcaaaaacaATGGAGGTACCCCTCGTAGAGCAAGATGGAGCCCATCTCTCCAAATCTATTCCCCGTTTAGAGACCTTTCTAAGGTTCTTTGGCTTTTGTCAATACTCAGTTTTAACCTTCGTAATCTCTTGGCTTTCTTTTCTGCTTCTGGGTATTGTTCTTCCGGTCTTTATGATAAAATTTTCTGCTTCTGCTTATGTTGAGAAATACCAGATCAATAGTTTCGAGTTTCAGATTTTGGTGTTTCAATCTCTGGCTGCTGCAATTTCTCTTGTTTGCATTTCTCACAATTTGAGAAAGTATGGGGTGAGGAATTTTTTGTTTGTGGATAGGTCTCATGGCTACATTACTGAGTTTCGTGACGAATATATCAAGAAGATACAT GTTGTGGCTTTGTTTCAAACCACAGGAAACAAAGATATTATCACTCTCACAAATGGTGGTGATTTTGTA ATTTCTTGCATTGCTGAGCTTGTTGGCATAATCATTTGCCTGCATGCAGCCGCAAAAGCCACACATAGAGCTCAAGGTGTTGCATCAATTGCTGCCAAATGGCATTCTTTAGTTACTTGCAACTCTAGTGATGCAGCTATAACCAGTAGCAGTGGAAATTTGGAGGCTCCCAATATTGCCAGCTTATTACGTGTTGATTGCTCAGAAAGTGATCTTGAGTCAGTTGACTACATGCCAATGCCAACCAATACTCAATTGACTTCATCATATAACAAGAGACAAGCTTTTG TAACATATTTGCAGTCCAACCCTGGTGGTTTTTCTGTTTTTGGATGGAGGATTGAACGGACACTCATCAACACTATCTTCTTTCTCGAGATATCACTTGTTCTTTTTGTGCTCGGGCAGACCATAACTTTCACTTCCGAGTAA
- the LOC110665282 gene encoding uncharacterized protein LOC110665282 isoform X1, which produces MAAQSITKGNEKSKTMEVPLVEQDGAHLSKSIPRLETFLRFFGFCQYSVLTFVISWLSFLLLGIVLPVFMIKFSASAYVEKYQINSFEFQILVFQSLAAAISLVCISHNLRKYGVRNFLFVDRSHGYITEFRDEYIKKIHDFFFLLAVWVIPCLLLKIVLEVIRIIHVHRDPWWQSVLISIALIISWTYSIIIFLSGCALFNLLCNVQVIHFENYGKLLERDMDVSVYIEEHIRLTRYLSKISHRFRIFFILEILVVTASQVVALFQTTGNKDIITLTNGGDFVISCIAELVGIIICLHAAAKATHRAQGVASIAAKWHSLVTCNSSDAAITSSSGNLEAPNIASLLRVDCSESDLESVDYMPMPTNTQLTSSYNKRQAFVTYLQSNPGGFSVFGWRIERTLINTIFFLEISLVLFVLGQTITFTSE; this is translated from the exons ATGGCAGCTCAGTCCATAACAAAgggaaatgagaaatcaaaaacaATGGAGGTACCCCTCGTAGAGCAAGATGGAGCCCATCTCTCCAAATCTATTCCCCGTTTAGAGACCTTTCTAAGGTTCTTTGGCTTTTGTCAATACTCAGTTTTAACCTTCGTAATCTCTTGGCTTTCTTTTCTGCTTCTGGGTATTGTTCTTCCGGTCTTTATGATAAAATTTTCTGCTTCTGCTTATGTTGAGAAATACCAGATCAATAGTTTCGAGTTTCAGATTTTGGTGTTTCAATCTCTGGCTGCTGCAATTTCTCTTGTTTGCATTTCTCACAATTTGAGAAAGTATGGGGTGAGGAATTTTTTGTTTGTGGATAGGTCTCATGGCTACATTACTGAGTTTCGTGACGAATATATCAAGAAGATACAT GATTTCTTCTTCTTATTGGCTGTATGGGTAATACCATGTCTGCTTCTAAAGATTGTTCTTGAGGTCATTCGTATTATTCATGTGCATCGTGATCCTTGGTGGCAATCTGTTCTAATATCGATTGCTTTGATAATCTCTTGGACTTATTCAATTATTATCTTTTTATCTGGATGTGCTCTATTCAATCTATTGTGCAATGTGCAAGTGATACACTTCGAAAATTATGGGAAGCTTTTGGAAAGGGATATGGATGTTTCTGTATATATTGAGGAACATATTCGACTAACACGCTACCTGTCTAAAATAAGCCACAGGTTCCGAATATTTTTCATTCTTGAGATCTTGGTTGTAACTGCCTCTCAGGTTGTGGCTTTGTTTCAAACCACAGGAAACAAAGATATTATCACTCTCACAAATGGTGGTGATTTTGTA ATTTCTTGCATTGCTGAGCTTGTTGGCATAATCATTTGCCTGCATGCAGCCGCAAAAGCCACACATAGAGCTCAAGGTGTTGCATCAATTGCTGCCAAATGGCATTCTTTAGTTACTTGCAACTCTAGTGATGCAGCTATAACCAGTAGCAGTGGAAATTTGGAGGCTCCCAATATTGCCAGCTTATTACGTGTTGATTGCTCAGAAAGTGATCTTGAGTCAGTTGACTACATGCCAATGCCAACCAATACTCAATTGACTTCATCATATAACAAGAGACAAGCTTTTG TAACATATTTGCAGTCCAACCCTGGTGGTTTTTCTGTTTTTGGATGGAGGATTGAACGGACACTCATCAACACTATCTTCTTTCTCGAGATATCACTTGTTCTTTTTGTGCTCGGGCAGACCATAACTTTCACTTCCGAGTAA
- the LOC110665279 gene encoding uncharacterized protein LOC110665279 — MPRTTTVECPGCPPLRALTFDALGLIKVIESRGDRGIPQVVERWGNPDSSKCVLAVSMDDSKRDPLLAVARKSSVIELLNPLNGEIGVSISNVGDAGTQPEDDAVIGLHLFKRHRVSGSCTLLTCSTKGNASMRSIEVTSSTVDNASTVAPRTWKVSASGNILCSKVDGSENYALFGGKAVEVNLWDLEKCSKIWTAKPPPKNGLGIFTPTWFTSATFLTNDDHRKFAAGTNSHQVRLYDTSAQRRPVISFDFCDTPIKAVTEDQDGHTIYIGNGSGDLASFDIRTGKLLGCFLGKCSGSIRSIARHLELPVIGSCGLDSYLRLWDIKTRQLLSAVFLKQHLTNVVFDSNFTDKEVAVEAQNANEIQNENEMGTMPQKRRKASTEKGGKRKASKEKDGSKRLKSSEKNQ; from the exons ATGCCGCGAACTACCACCGTAGAGTGCCCTGGTTGCCCTCCGCTTCGAGCCTTAACTTTCGACGCACTTGGTCTCATTAAAG TGATTGAGTCTCGTGGCGATCGAGGAATCCCTCAGGTGGTAGAGAGATGGGGTAATCCAGACTCCTCTAAATGCGTGCTTGCTGTTTCTATGGATGATAGTAAAAGAGATCCT TTATTAGCTGTTGCAAGAAAAAGCAGTGTG ATTGAACTTCTCAATCCACTTAATGGGGAAATTGGCGTTTCAATTTCTAATGTTGGTGATGCTGGTACTCAACCTGAGGATGATGCTGTTATTGGTTTGCATTTATTCAAAAGACACAGAGTATCTGG ATCATGCACTTTGCTTACATGTTCAACAAAAGGAAATGCAAGCATGAGGTCCATTGAAGTTACCAGTTCAACAGTAGATAATGCCAGTACTGTTGCCCCTAGAACCTGGAAAGTTTCTGCTTCTGGGAATATTTTATGTTCTAAAGTGGATGGAAGTGAAAACTATGCTTTATTTGGAGG GAAAGCTGTGGAAGTCAATCTATGGGATCTTGAGAAGTGTTCCAAAATTTGGACTGCAAAACCT CCTCCTAAAAACGGCCTTGGTATTTTTACTCCGACATGGTTTACATCCGCAACATTTCTGACTAACGATGATCACCGTAAATTTGCAGCTGGAACCAACAGCCATCAG GTTCGTCTGTATGATACTTCTGCTCAGCGCAGACCTGTAATTTCATTTGATTTCTGTGACACCCCTATTAAAGCAGTCACTGAAGATCAAGATGGCCATACAATCTATATAGGAAATGGGTCTGGTGATCTTGCTTCTTTTGACATACGCACAG ggaaattgttaggatGCTTTTTGGGGAAGTGTTCTGGAAGCATCAGATCCATTGCAAGGCATCTGGAGCTCCCCGTGATAGGATCTTGTG GTCTTGATAGCTATTTGCGCTTGTGGGATATAAAGACACGACAACTTCTTTCAGCG GTTTTCCTGAAGCAGCATCTTACTAATGTTGTTTTTGATTCCAATTTTACTGACAAAG AAGTTGCAGTGGAAGCACAGAATGCGAATGAGATCCAAAATGAAAACGAGATGGGAACAATGCCCCAAAAAAGAAGGAAAGCATCTACAGAAAAAGGAGGCAAAAGGAAGGCATCTAAAGAAAAGGATGGAAGCAAGAGGTTAAAATCCAGTGAAAAGAACCAATGA
- the LOC110665281 gene encoding malate synthase, glyoxysomal, which produces MMSVGTYGYPAPTTNKPVAVYDAPEGVDIRGRYDEEFAKILTRDALQFVADLQREFRNRIKYAMECRREAKRRYNEGALPGFDPATRYIREGDWTCAPVPPAVADRKVEITGPVERKMIINALNSGAKVFMADFEDALSPSWENLMRGHVNLRDAVNGTISFHDKDRNRVYKLNDQIAKLFVRPRGWHLPEAHILIDGEPATGCLVDFGLYFYHNHSAFRRTQGSGYGPFFYLPKMEHSREAKIWNCVFERAEKMAGIERGSIRATVLIETLPAVFQMNEILYELRDHSIGLNCGRWDYIFSYVKTFQAHPDRLLPDRVQVGMTQHFMKSYSDLLIWTCHRRGLHAMGGMAAQIPIRDDREANEAALELVRKDKLREVRAGHDGTWAAHPGLIPVCMEVFTNNMGNIPHQIQVMKREDAANITEEDLLQRPRGVRTMEGLRLNTRVGIQYLAAWLTGTGSVPLYNLMEDAATAEISRVQNWQWLKYGVELDGDGLGVKVSYDLFWRVVEEEMARIEREVGKEKFKKGMYKEACKMFTRQCTAPTLDDFLTLDAYNNIVTYYPKGSSRL; this is translated from the exons ATGATGAGTGTTGGTACATATGGCTACCCTGCACCGACCACCAACAAGCCTGTTGCTGTCTATGACGCTCCTGAAGGGGTGGACATTCGCGGTCGCTATGATGAAGAGTTTGCCAAGATCCTTACCAGGGATGCGTTGCAATTCGTCGCGGATTTGCAACGAGAGTTTAGAAACCGCATCAAGTATGCAATGGAGTGTCGAAGGGAAGCCAAAAGGAGATATAATGAGGGGGCCTTGCCAGGATTTGATCCGGCAACAAGGTATATAAGGGAAGGGGATTGGACTTGTGCTCCTGTCCCTCCGGCGGTGGCTGATCGGAAGGTGGAGATTACTGGCCCAGTGGAGAGGAAAATGATCATCAATGCTCTCAACTCGGGAGCTAAAGTTTTCATG GCTGACTTTGAAGATGCTCTCTCACCAAGCTGGGAGAATTTGATGAGAGGACATGTTAACTTAAGGGATGCTGTCAATGGGACTATAAGCTTCCATGACAAGGACAGGAACAGAGTTTACAAGCTCAACGATCAGATAGCTAAGCTCTTTGTCCGTCCACGAGGTTGGCATCTACCCGAGGCTCACATTCTCATTGACGGTGAACCTGCAACTGGTTGCCTTGTGGATTTTGGCCTCTATTTTTACCACAACCACTCCGCATTCCGCCGGACCCAGGGTTCAGGTTATGGCCCTTTCTTCTATCTCCCTAAAATGGAGCATTCAAG GGAAGCTAAGATATGGAACTGTGTTTTCGAGAGGGCAGAGAAGATGGCAGGAATAGAAAGAGGAAGCATTAGGGCCACTGTTCTAATTGAAACACTTCCGGCCGTTTTCCAAATGAATGAAATCCTCTATGAACTAAGGGATCATTCTATTGGATTGAACTGTGGAAGATGGGATTACATTTTCAGCTATGTCAAGACGTTCCAGGCTCACCCAGATCGCTTGTTACCAGACAGGGTTCAGGTTGGCATGACTCAACACTTTATGAAGAGTTACTCTGATCTCCTAATCTGGACATGCCACAGGCGTGGTTTGCATGCCATGGGAGGCATG GCAGCTCAGATTCCAATTAGAGATGATCGAGAGGCAAATGAGGCGGCACTAGAACTCGTGAGAAAGGACAAGCTAAGAGAGGTCAGAGCAGGGCATGATGGAACATGGGCAGCACATCCTGGACTTATCCCAGTCTGCATGGAAGTTTTCACAAACAACATGGGAAATATCCCCCACCAGATTCAGGTCATGAAACGAGAAGATGCTGCAAATATAACAGAGGAAGACCTGTTACAGCGACCTCGAGGAGTGCGTACCATGGAAGGTCTCCGCCTGAACACCAGGGTTGGGATCCAGTACTTGGCTGCATGGCTCACTGGAACAGGCTCCGTGCCTCTTTACAACCTGATGGAAGATGCTGCCACTGCTGAGATTAGCAGAGTCCAGAATTGGCAATGGCTAAAGTATGGAGTGGAGTTGGATGGAGATGGGCTTGGAGTGAAAGTgagctatgatttgttttggaGAGTGGTGGAAGAAGAGATGGCTAGGATTGAAAGAGAGGTGGGCAAAGAAAAGTTTAAGAAGGGAATGTACAAGGAGGCTTGCAAGATGTTCACCAGGCAATGCACAGCACCAACATTGGACGATTTTCTGACCTTGGATGCCTATAATAATATAGTGACCTATTACCCAAAGGGATCATCCAGGCTCTGA
- the LOC110667560 gene encoding 4-coumarate--CoA ligase-like 9, whose product MAAKGPETTTGGYTTTHSFDPNSGFCRETRTFHSLRQFTPLPPPNEPLSITQYAFSLLQSFTTKPTIDTFLVNSNTGVSLTYAQLLSQTHFLSLSLQTQFSLSTNDVAFILCPPSVHVPVLYFSLLSLGVTISPANPLASNSEITHQIQLCKPKIAFATSQTAHKLPSLPFGTILIDSPEFILLLTLSNATTHDRVNRLEVKQSDTAAILYSSGTTGRVKGVSLTHRNLIVLIAGFYYNSRAADPNEPEPHPVSLFTLPMFHVFGFFMLIRAAAKGEMVVLMERFDFEGMLRAVEKYKVSYMPVSPPLIVAFVKSELTKKYDLSSLLLLGCGGAPLGKDIADRFKEKFPQVDIIQGYGLTETGGGAARMIGPEESKKHGSVGLLAENMEAKIVDPETGEALPPGQRGELWLRGPTVMKGYVGDEKATAETLDSEGWLKTGDLCYFDSQGFLYVVDRLKELIKYKAYQVPPAELEQLLQSNPEIADAAVVPYPDEEAGQIPMAYVVRKPGSSITEAQVMDFIAKKVAPYKKIRRVGFINSIPKSPGGKILRRELVSHALSGASSKL is encoded by the exons ATGGCAGCAAAAGGACCGGAAACTACTACCGGCGGTTACACTACCACCCATTCCTTTGATCCCAACTCTGGTTTTTGTAGGGAAACCAGAACCTTTCACAGCCTGAGACAGTTTACCCCTCTACCACCACCGAATGAACCTCTTTCCATTACCCAATACGCTTTCTCTCTTCTTCAATCTTTCACCACCAAACCAACCATCGATACTTTCCTCGTCAACTCTAATACAGGCGTTTCTCTTACCTACGCTCAACTTCTCAGCCAGACCCactttctctccctctctctccaaACTCAATTCTCTCTCTCTACGAACGACGTCGCTTTTATCCTCTGTCCGCCTTCTGTCCACGTCCCGGTTCTCTACTTCTCTCTCCTTTCTCTCGGTGTCACTATCTCTCCCGCCAATCCACTCGCTTCCAACTCTGAGATTACTCACCAAATCCAACTCTGTAAACCCAAAATTGCATTCGCTACATCCCAAACAGCacataaactcccttctcttccctTCGGAACCATCCTCATCGACTCGCCTGAGTTCATCTTGCTGTTGACCCTATCAAATGCCACCACCCATGACCGAGTCAACCGACTTGAGGTCAAACAGTCTGACACCGCTGCAATTCTCTACTCCTCAGGAACAACCGGGAGAGTAAAAGGTGTATCTTTGACACACCGGAACCTGATCGTTTTAATCGCTGGGTTTTATTATAACAGTCGGGCAGCAGACCCGAATGAACCTGAACCTCACCCAGTATCGCTCTTTACGCTGCCAATGTTTCACGTTTTTGGATTCTTTATGTTAATAAGAGCTGCTGCGAAGGGGGAGATGGTGGTCTTGATGGAAAGGTTTGATTTTGAAGGAATGTTGAGAGCCGTGGAGAAGTACAAGGTCAGTTACATGCCGGTTTCACCGCCGCTGATTGTGGCGTTTGTGAAATCGGAATTGACCAAAAAGTATGATTTGAGCTCGTTGTTGTTGCTGGGATGCGGCGGTGCACCTCTGGGGAAGGATATTGCCGATAGATTTAAGGAAAAATTCCCACAGGTGGATATTATCCAG GGGTACGGGTTGACTGAGACTGGAGGTGGGGCGGCAAGGATGATAGGACCTGAAGAATCCAAGAAGCATGGTTCTGTCGGTCTCCTAGCCGAAAATATGGAAGCAAAGATTGTTGATCCTGAAACTGGAGAGGCCTTGCCTCCTGGCCAAAGAGGGGAGCTGTGGTTGCGGGGGCCAACTGTCATGAAAG GTTATGTAGGAGATGAGAAGGCAACTGCTGAAACCTTGGATTCGGAGGGTTGGTTAAAGACTGGGGATCTTTGTTATTTTGACTCTCAGGGTTTCCTCTATGTTGTTGATAGGTTAAAGGAACTGATAAAATACAAAGCATATCAG GTGCCTCCAGCTGAATTGGAACAACTGTTACAATCCAATCCTGAAATTGCTGATGCCGCTGTGGTTCC GTACCCTGATGAAGAGGCAGGACAAATTCCCATGGCCTATGTTGTGAGAAAACCTGGAAGCAGTATCACTGAGGCTCAAGTTATGGATTTCATTGCAAAAAAG GTTGCACCGTACAAGAAGATAAGGCGAGTAGGTTTTATCAACTCTATTCCAAAATCTCCTGGAGGGAAGATCCTCAGGCGGGAGTTGGTCAGTCATGCACTCTCTGGGGCTTCATCCAAATTATGA
- the LOC110665278 gene encoding mitochondrial pyruvate carrier 1, which produces MASFRAFLNSPVGPKTTHFWGPVANWGFVAAGLADMKKPPEMISGNMTGVMCVYSALFMRFAWMVQPRNYLLLACHASNETVQLYQLSRWAKGQGYLSSETEKKEGASE; this is translated from the exons ATGGCTTCATTCAGAGCATTCTTGAACAGTCCGGTTGGTCCAAAAACAACCCATTTCTGGGGACCTGTTGCCAACTGGGGATTTGTTGCTGCT GGCTTGGCAGACATGAAAAAACCACCAGAAATGATTTCTGGAAATATGACTGGAG TTATGTGTGTTTATTCAGCATTGTTCATGAGGTTTGCATGGATGGTACAACCTCGCAACTATCTACTTCTAGCTTGTCATGCTTCAAACGAGACTGTGCAACTGTATCAACTCTCCCGTTGGGCAAAGGGCCAGGG GTACCTATCATCAGAGACAGAGAAAAAAGAGGGAGCCTCAGAGTAA